From the genome of Bradyrhizobium elkanii USDA 76, one region includes:
- a CDS encoding FAD-dependent oxidoreductase, with translation MANEEAYDCDALVVGSGCAGLSAAVTAGHHGLKVLVVEKELRFGGTTARSGGWLWIPGTSLAKAWGIEESPDQAKTYLRHEAGNSFDAARVDAFLTEGPKAVDFFTTSTAVRFDMPLTFPDYHAEAPGGAQGGRSMVTRPFDAHELGDALKDLGSPLPELTVFGMMLGSGKEIVHFMRATRSLTSAAYVAKRLSKHAIDVMRNGRGMTLTNGNALAGRLAKSAFDLKIPLWLNSPVRELIVENGVVRGAIVVREGRTIRVNAKRGVVLACGGFPHDVARRQKMFPHAPTGKEHYSPGPTGNTGDGLRLAESAGGRVDDSLPNAAAWVPVSVTTRKDGSKGVMPHFIDRAKPGVIAVMADGRRFANEGNSYHDFVQAMIKAAKPGEEIAAHLICDHETLRKYGLGCVPPRPMPLGHHLKTGYLKRGATLSELAAQAGIDAKALETTVAEFNTTAAEGRDPAFGKGSRAYNRYQGDTLHGPNPCIAPIQRGPFYAIKMVIGDLGTYAGIRTDANARALDADGQPIAGLYAAGNDMASIMGGNYPGAGITLGPALTFGYIAGKHIAGVAAEQRGSSNPSS, from the coding sequence GTGGCCAACGAAGAAGCTTATGATTGCGACGCGCTGGTCGTCGGCTCCGGCTGCGCCGGGCTGTCGGCGGCGGTCACCGCCGGCCATCACGGCCTCAAGGTCCTAGTGGTCGAGAAGGAGCTGCGGTTCGGCGGCACCACCGCGCGCTCCGGCGGCTGGCTGTGGATTCCCGGCACCTCGCTGGCCAAGGCCTGGGGCATCGAGGAGAGCCCCGATCAGGCGAAAACCTATCTGCGCCATGAGGCCGGCAACAGCTTCGACGCAGCGCGCGTCGATGCGTTCCTGACCGAGGGGCCGAAGGCGGTCGACTTCTTCACCACCAGCACCGCGGTGCGCTTCGACATGCCGCTGACCTTCCCGGACTATCATGCGGAAGCGCCCGGCGGCGCGCAGGGCGGCCGCTCGATGGTGACGCGACCGTTCGACGCCCACGAGCTCGGCGACGCCCTCAAGGATCTCGGCAGCCCCCTGCCCGAGCTCACCGTGTTCGGCATGATGCTCGGCTCCGGCAAGGAGATCGTGCATTTCATGCGCGCGACGAGATCGCTGACCTCGGCGGCCTATGTCGCCAAACGGCTGTCGAAACACGCCATCGACGTGATGCGCAACGGCCGCGGCATGACGCTGACCAACGGCAACGCGCTGGCCGGACGGCTGGCGAAATCTGCCTTCGACCTCAAGATCCCGCTCTGGCTCAACTCGCCGGTGCGCGAATTGATCGTCGAGAACGGCGTGGTGCGCGGCGCAATCGTCGTGCGTGAAGGGCGCACGATCCGCGTCAACGCGAAGCGTGGCGTGGTGCTCGCCTGCGGCGGTTTTCCGCACGACGTCGCGCGACGGCAGAAGATGTTTCCGCATGCGCCGACCGGAAAAGAGCATTACTCGCCGGGCCCGACCGGCAACACCGGCGACGGCTTGCGCCTTGCGGAATCCGCCGGCGGCCGCGTCGACGACTCGCTGCCGAATGCCGCAGCCTGGGTACCGGTCTCGGTCACGACGCGCAAGGACGGCTCGAAGGGCGTGATGCCGCATTTCATCGATCGCGCCAAGCCGGGCGTGATCGCGGTGATGGCCGACGGCAGGCGCTTTGCCAATGAAGGCAATTCCTACCACGACTTCGTGCAGGCGATGATCAAGGCGGCGAAGCCCGGCGAGGAGATTGCGGCACATCTCATCTGCGATCACGAGACGCTCCGCAAATATGGCCTCGGCTGCGTGCCGCCGCGCCCGATGCCGCTCGGCCATCATCTGAAGACCGGCTATCTCAAGCGCGGCGCGACGCTTTCAGAACTCGCCGCGCAGGCCGGCATCGACGCCAAGGCGCTCGAGACGACCGTCGCGGAGTTCAACACAACCGCGGCGGAGGGCCGTGACCCCGCCTTCGGCAAGGGCTCGCGCGCCTATAACCGCTACCAGGGCGATACGCTGCACGGGCCCAACCCCTGCATCGCGCCGATCCAGCGCGGGCCGTTCTACGCCATCAAGATGGTGATCGGCGATCTCGGCACCTATGCCGGCATAAGGACCGACGCCAATGCCCGCGCGCTCGACGCCGACGGCCAGCCGATCGCCGGCCTCTATGCCGCCGGCAACGACATGGCGAGCATCATGGGCGGCAACTATCCCGGCGCCGGCATCACGCTCGGGCCCGCGCTGACCTTCGGCTACATCGCGGGCAAGCACATTGCAGGTGTGGCAGCGGAGCAGAGGGGCAGTTCAAACCCGTCATCCTGA
- a CDS encoding ABC transporter substrate-binding protein, which produces MMRQFLAAAIIAAMTTAAHAQVSDDVVRIGVLTDLSSWGRDNSGPGSVEAARMAVEEFGPTVLGKPIEIISADHQMKTDVGVQIVRGWFDNGKVDAVVDIPNSGIAIAVHNMVRERNKIALLSGPGASSLTDELCSPNTVHFAYDTYALSKVTASAVIKEGGKSWFFVTADYAFGQQLEKDATRFINEMGGKVLGSVKHPTNTADFSSFALQAQSSKADVVAFANAGQDTDNSIKQSGEFGLVQGGQKLVGLLMFDTDVHAIGLNAAQGTYMTTSSYWNMDEKTRAWSKKFYARANVMPTMIQTGVYGSVLHYLKAIQAAGTDDPKAVMAKMRELPIEDTFVHGGKLREDGRVIRDMYLAKVKKPSESKEPWDYLDIVKTVKGEDAYRPVSESKCPLLKK; this is translated from the coding sequence ATGATGAGACAGTTTCTGGCGGCAGCCATTATCGCGGCGATGACCACGGCCGCTCACGCCCAGGTTTCGGATGACGTCGTGCGCATCGGGGTGCTGACCGACCTGTCGAGCTGGGGCCGCGACAATTCGGGCCCGGGTTCGGTCGAGGCGGCCAGGATGGCGGTGGAGGAATTCGGCCCGACCGTGCTCGGCAAGCCGATCGAGATCATCTCCGCCGACCACCAGATGAAGACCGATGTCGGCGTGCAGATCGTGCGCGGCTGGTTCGACAACGGCAAGGTCGACGCGGTCGTCGACATCCCGAATTCCGGCATCGCGATCGCCGTGCACAACATGGTGCGAGAGCGCAACAAGATCGCGCTGCTGTCTGGTCCCGGCGCGAGCTCGCTGACCGACGAATTGTGCAGCCCCAACACGGTGCATTTCGCCTACGACACGTACGCGCTGTCCAAGGTGACGGCCTCGGCCGTGATCAAGGAAGGCGGCAAGTCCTGGTTCTTCGTCACCGCCGATTACGCCTTCGGCCAGCAGCTCGAGAAGGACGCGACGCGCTTCATCAACGAGATGGGCGGCAAGGTGCTCGGCAGCGTCAAGCATCCGACCAACACCGCCGACTTCTCCTCGTTTGCGCTGCAGGCGCAGAGCTCGAAGGCCGACGTGGTGGCGTTCGCCAATGCCGGCCAGGACACCGACAATTCGATCAAGCAGTCCGGTGAGTTCGGCCTCGTGCAGGGCGGCCAGAAGCTGGTCGGCCTTTTGATGTTCGACACCGACGTGCATGCAATCGGACTCAACGCCGCGCAGGGCACCTACATGACGACGTCGTCGTACTGGAACATGGACGAGAAAACGCGCGCCTGGTCAAAGAAGTTCTACGCCCGTGCCAATGTGATGCCGACCATGATCCAGACCGGCGTCTACGGCTCGGTGCTCCATTATCTCAAGGCGATCCAGGCCGCCGGCACCGACGATCCCAAAGCGGTGATGGCCAAGATGCGCGAGCTGCCGATCGAGGACACCTTCGTGCATGGCGGCAAGCTGCGCGAGGACGGCCGCGTGATCCGCGACATGTATCTGGCGAAGGTGAAGAAGCCTTCGGAATCCAAGGAGCCGTGGGATTATCTCGACATCGTCAAGACGGTGAAGGGCGAGGACGCGTATCGTCCGGTCTCCGAGTCGAAGTGCCCACTGCTCAAGAAATAG
- a CDS encoding aspartyl/asparaginyl beta-hydroxylase domain-containing protein, with protein sequence MLRQLFAPQLVILYVLVASTLYVHFRGKQRLRFARQLGDHSTYLAPYNVMMYAGSAVPNTPVIPVEQFPELKKLSDNWETIRDEATRLFDEGFIRAAAKNNDWGFYSFFKSGWKRFYLKWYDDFLPSARTLCPKTVELLNSIPSVHGAMFAMLPPGGKLGAHRDPFAGSLRYHLGLVTPNSKQCRILVDGVECVWRDGEAFMFDETFIHSAENKTDVNRIILFCDVERPMKYGFMTAMNRWVSHNIVKASATQNVDGEHVGALNKVFGKLYEVHLASRKVKEWNPNVYYTLKYSATALILGLIVMSALH encoded by the coding sequence ATGTTGAGACAGCTCTTCGCGCCGCAGCTCGTCATTCTTTACGTGCTGGTGGCCTCTACGCTCTACGTTCACTTCCGCGGCAAGCAGCGGTTGCGCTTCGCCCGCCAGCTCGGCGATCACTCGACCTACCTCGCGCCCTACAATGTGATGATGTATGCCGGCTCCGCGGTGCCCAACACGCCGGTGATCCCGGTCGAGCAGTTTCCCGAGCTCAAGAAGCTCTCCGACAATTGGGAGACGATCCGCGACGAGGCCACGCGGCTGTTCGACGAGGGCTTCATCCGCGCCGCGGCCAAGAACAACGACTGGGGCTTCTATTCCTTCTTCAAGAGCGGCTGGAAGCGCTTCTATCTGAAATGGTACGACGACTTCCTGCCCTCGGCGCGGACGCTGTGCCCGAAGACGGTGGAGCTGCTCAACTCGATCCCGAGCGTGCACGGCGCGATGTTCGCGATGCTGCCGCCGGGCGGCAAGCTTGGGGCGCACCGCGATCCCTTCGCCGGCTCGCTGCGCTATCACCTTGGCCTGGTGACGCCGAACTCGAAACAGTGCCGCATCCTCGTCGACGGTGTCGAATGCGTCTGGCGCGACGGCGAGGCCTTCATGTTCGACGAGACCTTCATCCACAGCGCCGAGAACAAGACCGACGTCAACCGCATCATCCTGTTCTGCGACGTCGAGCGCCCGATGAAGTACGGCTTCATGACGGCGATGAACCGCTGGGTCAGTCACAACATCGTCAAGGCGTCGGCGACCCAGAACGTCGACGGCGAGCATGTCGGCGCGCTGAACAAGGTGTTCGGCAAGCTCTACGAGGTCCATCTCGCCAGCCGCAAGGTCAAGGAGTGGAATCCGAACGTGTATTACACGCTCAAATATTCCGCGACCGCGCTGATCCTCGGCCTGATCGTAATGTCTGCGCTGCACTGA